Genomic window (Verrucomicrobiota bacterium):
GCTGCAGCGCCCTGCCCATACGGGCCTGTCGACCGCAACGTCTTTGGCCTGCTTCGTGGAGTTTCGTCACGCCCGGGAGCGGCTCCTGGCCGAGTTTGAACCCGCCGCTGCCCCAGCCGGAGAGCGTCCCACGCCGGCCCCCGGGGCGCGGTTAACCGGCTGCGCTCGCCCGCTGAAGACCTCGCTTTGCTGGCTACTCTCGGCGGCCGCGCTGGGCGGGGCGCTTTTGGTCGCTTGGCGCCTGTGAGGCGTTTGGCCGGCCGCGATGCTCCGGCATGGCCGCCGGGAGCGGCCGTTACAAATGTTAGTATAAAGGATAGGTCAAATGGTCACTAAGGATTCAGCCACGACGTCGATTCGTGGCGCCACCACGGACCCCACTTGGTTTTACAAGATTGATGTTGAGGAGAGATCAGCATTATGAGCGTTGCTTTGTTCGTTGGCGAGAGATCCAGGCCGCAAATTACAACGCGGGCGCTTTCTGTGGGCTGCCTGATCTTCGAGCAGATGGATCAGATCGACTTCACGGGGCCGTTTGAAGTTCTTTCGCGCATGCCGGACACAACCGTTCAGATCATCGGGAAAGCACTTGCGCCTGTTCGCGACGCGCAGGGGCTTCGGCTTTCGCCGGAGGTGAGCATTGCGGAAGCGGGACTATTTGATGTTTTGCTCGTGCCCGGCGGTTATGGACAGCAGGCGCTGATGCACGATGTAGAAGTGCTTGAGCTCCTCCGCAAGCACGTACAGAGGGAAAAGCTCCTGTTTTCGGTCTGCACCGGAGCCCTGCTGTGTGGTGCAGCGGGTGTGCTCGCGGGAAGACCGGTGACGACTCATTGGAGTGCCCGGCATCTGATGCGGTATTACGGAGCGGTTCTTGTGGATGCAAGGGTCGTGGTCGATGGCAACCTCATCAGCGCCGCCGGCGTGACGGCGGGGCTGGATGCGGCGCTGGCGCTGGTCTCTCTGTTGCGCGGCGATGCGGCGGCTCAGGAGATCCAGCTTGCCATTGAGTACGCGCCGAACCCCGTCTTTCACGCCGGGACTCCCGAGGGTGCGCCGGCTGAGGTGCTTAAGAGCTTTCAGAAGAAGTACGAGCCGATCGGGACTGTAAGGGAGACGGAGGCAATTCGCTATGCGGCAAACGACGCACGCTCGCGTACGCGCTGAGCTGCCCGGTTTGTCACTCAATAACAAACTGAACATCCAATTTGCATTGTGATGCGGGAATCCATGAAAGTTCAGGGTCTTTCCATTCATGTTGAGCAGCACGGCTCAACAGAGCCGGCCATCATCTTCCTGCACTATTGGGGAGGCACTTCGCGGACCTGGAGCCGGGTTGCTGCCCAGCTGCAGGGTAAATTTAGGACGATGGCTTATGACGCGCGCGGTTGGGGGCGATCGGACAAGCCAGCGGCCGGATATGCACTGGCTGATCTGGCTGACGAAGTGCTGACGCTCGCCCGTGGACTGGGAGTCAATCAGTTTGTGCTGGTGGGTCACTCGCTGGGCGGCAAGATCGCGCAGCTTGCCGCGTCGCGCAGGCCTGCCGGGCTTCTTGGCTTGGTGCTGGTCGCTCCTGCTCCGCCCACGCCTCTGCGATTTCCCGACGAAATGCGCGAAACCCAGATACACGCTTATGACGATCGGGAGAATGTACTCCGGACCACCGCTTTTCTGAGCGCGCGGACGCCCCCTCCGGAAATCGTGGAACAGATCGTGGAGGACAGCCTGTCCGGGTCACGGGAAGCTACGCTGGCATATCCCACGGCCTCCATCCTTGAAGACATCTCCTCCGAAGTTCCCAAGATTGCGGTTCCAGCGCTCGTTTTGGCCGGCGAACTCGATCAGCTCGACTCGATCGAGCAGCACAAGCGCGAGGTGGTGGCGCGGATCGCAACTGCGCGGTTTGAGGTCATCCCGCGTAGCGGGCATCTCCTCCCGATTGATGAACCCGAGGAGTTGGCCAGACGCATCGAAAACTTTGTGTTGTCCCTGAGCACGTGAAAAGCCGGCAATCGCTTCCAGAAGAAGCTACTCCGTCAGCGCAGTAAGCATTGCGTTTCGAGGGGTCGGCCGCGTTTCAGTTGACGCATTCAGCGCATTGCACTCCTTGAACGATGCCGTTAACGAACGATTTTTGACGTTTGGTGTCGTGACCCCTGAAAATGGATTTGGGCGCGGCGGCTTTTGTCGTTTTTAATCAAATCGTTCAGTAGTGCAATTGGAGCCAGATTTTTGCAGTTAAATCGGGTTCTTGGCCACTTTTGGTGAAACGGCCTGAGGCGCGCGATATCGGGGG
Coding sequences:
- a CDS encoding alpha/beta hydrolase, yielding MKVQGLSIHVEQHGSTEPAIIFLHYWGGTSRTWSRVAAQLQGKFRTMAYDARGWGRSDKPAAGYALADLADEVLTLARGLGVNQFVLVGHSLGGKIAQLAASRRPAGLLGLVLVAPAPPTPLRFPDEMRETQIHAYDDRENVLRTTAFLSARTPPPEIVEQIVEDSLSGSREATLAYPTASILEDISSEVPKIAVPALVLAGELDQLDSIEQHKREVVARIATARFEVIPRSGHLLPIDEPEELARRIENFVLSLST
- a CDS encoding DJ-1/PfpI family protein — encoded protein: MFVGERSRPQITTRALSVGCLIFEQMDQIDFTGPFEVLSRMPDTTVQIIGKALAPVRDAQGLRLSPEVSIAEAGLFDVLLVPGGYGQQALMHDVEVLELLRKHVQREKLLFSVCTGALLCGAAGVLAGRPVTTHWSARHLMRYYGAVLVDARVVVDGNLISAAGVTAGLDAALALVSLLRGDAAAQEIQLAIEYAPNPVFHAGTPEGAPAEVLKSFQKKYEPIGTVRETEAIRYAANDARSRTR